The following coding sequences lie in one Peribacillus frigoritolerans genomic window:
- a CDS encoding phospholipase D family protein, with protein MAIQLLHKNIGGEFFKFLEETTKNIYIMSPFISYPTAHRLATWLEETEHRIDCKIITRFNREEFIQGANSIKGLERLLEAGADLFALQHLHTKLYVFDKENIIMGSANFTLSGFFKNHELGLLIKNEIQFSQQCVDYFVEILTQIHEKGDYRITKDLLKKELEYVTNATTRLGKMKKSSNPNEYNQKRWGAVIDVNENSIQSTPNYNFKEHFDILEDITTQDLSDEELFTGARIKFEGNSTSRISNKDVYVKRKKLLHEYLNRTFYPRKPSSIQEGEYIFIALLSKDKYGNDTPLIVGYATTLAFKEENVINETDFNSKKWNVRYPYYIQFTDGKFLKTPIENGISLIELCNELKHKVYPNTQNSPQVSITEILKRHHQKAHIKITNEAKRFLKTRLDKLFDEQGYDSIL; from the coding sequence ATGGCGATACAATTGTTACATAAAAATATTGGCGGAGAATTTTTCAAATTCTTAGAAGAAACAACAAAAAACATTTATATTATGTCTCCTTTTATTAGTTATCCTACTGCTCACCGACTAGCCACCTGGTTAGAAGAAACAGAACATAGGATAGATTGTAAAATTATCACTCGATTTAATAGAGAGGAGTTTATACAAGGAGCTAACAGTATTAAGGGATTAGAAAGACTCCTTGAAGCTGGTGCTGATTTATTTGCACTTCAGCACTTGCATACGAAACTATACGTTTTTGATAAGGAAAATATTATCATGGGGTCAGCTAACTTTACATTAAGTGGTTTTTTTAAAAATCACGAATTGGGTTTATTAATCAAAAATGAAATTCAGTTTAGTCAGCAATGTGTGGATTATTTTGTAGAAATATTAACTCAAATACATGAAAAAGGTGATTACAGAATTACAAAGGACTTGCTAAAAAAAGAATTAGAATATGTTACAAACGCTACGACAAGGCTTGGAAAAATGAAAAAATCATCTAATCCTAATGAGTATAATCAAAAGCGTTGGGGTGCGGTTATAGACGTAAATGAAAACTCAATCCAAAGTACTCCCAATTACAATTTCAAAGAACATTTTGACATACTTGAGGATATAACAACCCAAGATTTAAGTGATGAGGAATTATTCACTGGTGCTAGGATAAAATTTGAGGGGAACAGTACTAGCAGAATTTCCAATAAGGATGTTTATGTTAAAAGAAAAAAATTACTCCATGAATATCTTAACAGAACTTTTTACCCTCGAAAGCCTAGCAGTATCCAAGAAGGTGAATACATTTTTATTGCACTTTTAAGTAAAGATAAATACGGTAATGATACTCCGCTTATAGTTGGTTACGCTACTACCTTAGCTTTTAAAGAAGAAAATGTAATAAATGAAACTGACTTTAATTCCAAAAAATGGAATGTTAGGTATCCTTACTATATTCAATTTACAGATGGAAAATTTTTAAAAACACCTATAGAAAATGGAATTTCATTAATAGAATTATGCAATGAACTAAAGCATAAGGTGTATCCAAACACACAAAATTCACCTCAAGTATCAATAACCGAAATTTTAAAAAGACATCACCAAAAAGCCCATATTAAAATCACTAATGAAGCAAAGCGGTTCTTAAAAACGAGATTAGATAAGCTTTTTGATGAACAAGGATATGATTCTATTTTATAG